One genomic segment of Alicycliphilus denitrificans K601 includes these proteins:
- a CDS encoding LysR family transcriptional regulator, with amino-acid sequence MELRLLHYFATLAEELHFGRAAQRLCISQPPLSVAIKQLEQELQAQLFERSSKGVRLTAAGEHLLGKARQLLALSHQAAQETRDVAQGTRGHLRLGFVGSSLYRGLPQALAQLQLSHPQVRVDMLEANSAEQILGLQQMRLDVALVHSIQPPEGISSQLIVEEPFVVCLPDHHPLCDGESIDLAELRDDRLILFSNLVSPTYHQRIYEMCLAHGFAPEVRHEVRHWLSVISLVSLGQGVALVPAALERVGLPRLVFRPLLGEHPRSEMLAMWRSAPANPLVQTLLAHLQQAAQMLDI; translated from the coding sequence ATGGAACTGCGCCTGCTGCACTATTTCGCAACCCTGGCCGAGGAACTGCACTTCGGCCGCGCGGCCCAGCGGCTGTGCATCTCCCAACCGCCCCTGAGCGTGGCCATCAAGCAGCTGGAGCAGGAACTGCAGGCCCAGCTGTTCGAGCGCAGCAGCAAGGGCGTGCGGCTCACGGCCGCTGGCGAGCACCTGCTGGGCAAGGCCCGCCAGCTGCTGGCGCTGAGCCACCAGGCGGCGCAGGAAACGCGCGACGTGGCCCAGGGCACGCGCGGCCACCTGCGCCTGGGCTTCGTGGGCTCCAGCCTGTACCGCGGCCTGCCCCAGGCGCTGGCGCAACTGCAGCTGTCCCACCCCCAGGTGCGCGTGGACATGCTCGAAGCCAACAGCGCCGAGCAGATCCTGGGCCTGCAGCAGATGCGGCTGGACGTGGCGCTGGTGCACTCCATCCAGCCGCCCGAGGGCATCTCCAGCCAGCTTATCGTGGAGGAGCCCTTCGTCGTCTGCCTGCCCGACCACCACCCGCTGTGCGACGGCGAGAGCATCGACCTGGCCGAGCTGCGCGACGACCGGCTGATCCTGTTCTCCAACCTGGTCTCGCCCACCTACCACCAGCGCATCTACGAGATGTGCCTGGCCCACGGCTTCGCACCCGAAGTGCGCCACGAGGTGCGCCACTGGCTGTCGGTGATCTCGCTGGTCTCGCTGGGCCAGGGCGTCGCCCTGGTGCCCGCGGCGCTGGAACGCGTGGGCCTGCCGCGCCTGGTGTTCCGCCCCCTGCTGGGCGAACACCCCCGCTCGGAAATGCTTGCCATGTGGCGCAGCGCGCCGGCCAATCCGCTGGTGCAGACGCTGCTTGCGCATTTGCAGCAGGCCGCGCAAATGCTGGACATATAA
- a CDS encoding acyl-CoA dehydrogenase family protein, whose translation MSANDQTQMTALAQASAAAHPVPDRGHVNYYTGDGELQSLLALYLPADLHAHLQPYFERMGELAGGAVDDWAQEADRNPPTLEMRSRAGKEQQRIVKHPAYVEMEKVAFQQFGLAAISHREDMLGWKGKMPPIVKYALTYLFVQSEFGLCCPLSMTDSLTRTLKKYGAPELVNKYLPRLLAMDFDSSVQGSMFMTEQAAGSDIANTLTMAYPQEDGSWRLYGEKWFCSNPDAGFSMVLARVDGGPPGMKGISLFLLPRIKDDGSTNHYHIVRLKDKMGTRSMASGEIRMEGAVAYLVGEQGRGFVQIADMVNNSRLSNGMRSAGMMRRAVAEAEFIARERWAFGRRLQDLPLMRVQLDKLRVPAEQARTMVFQTAATLARSDAGDKSAYALLRILTPMIKFRACRDARKVAGDAMEVRGGCGYIEEWADPRLVRDAHLGSIWEGTSNIVALDVVRAIKREGSLPVLNDYLHGLLADTAAITPAYRQALGDALARAAKLAERAAAEGGEKLARQAASGLYHCTTAIAMAWEAGKTGSSERLRLSQLVLAHRVLPRDPLAEAAVPADWRQ comes from the coding sequence ATGTCCGCCAACGACCAGACCCAGATGACCGCTCTGGCCCAGGCCAGCGCCGCAGCCCACCCCGTGCCCGACCGCGGCCATGTGAACTATTACACCGGCGACGGCGAGCTGCAGTCGCTGCTGGCGCTGTACCTGCCGGCCGATCTGCATGCCCATCTGCAGCCCTATTTCGAGCGCATGGGCGAACTGGCCGGCGGCGCGGTGGACGATTGGGCGCAGGAGGCCGATCGCAACCCGCCGACGCTGGAGATGCGCTCGCGCGCCGGCAAGGAGCAGCAGCGCATCGTCAAGCACCCGGCCTACGTGGAGATGGAGAAGGTCGCCTTCCAGCAGTTCGGCCTGGCCGCGATCTCGCACCGCGAGGACATGCTGGGCTGGAAGGGCAAGATGCCGCCCATCGTCAAGTACGCGCTGACCTATCTGTTCGTGCAGTCGGAGTTCGGCCTGTGCTGCCCGCTGTCGATGACGGACTCGCTCACGCGCACGCTCAAGAAATACGGGGCGCCCGAGCTGGTGAACAAGTACCTGCCCAGGCTGCTGGCCATGGATTTCGACTCCAGCGTCCAGGGCTCGATGTTCATGACCGAGCAGGCCGCGGGCTCGGACATCGCCAACACGCTGACCATGGCCTACCCGCAGGAGGACGGCAGTTGGCGCCTTTATGGCGAGAAGTGGTTCTGCTCTAACCCCGACGCGGGCTTCTCGATGGTGCTGGCGCGCGTCGACGGCGGGCCGCCCGGCATGAAGGGCATCTCGCTGTTCCTGCTGCCGCGCATCAAGGACGACGGCAGCACCAACCACTACCACATCGTGCGCCTGAAGGACAAGATGGGCACGCGCTCCATGGCCAGCGGCGAGATCCGCATGGAGGGCGCCGTGGCCTACCTGGTGGGAGAGCAGGGCAGGGGTTTCGTGCAGATCGCCGACATGGTGAACAACTCGCGCCTGTCCAACGGCATGCGCTCGGCCGGCATGATGCGCCGCGCCGTGGCCGAGGCCGAGTTCATCGCCCGCGAGCGCTGGGCCTTCGGCCGCCGCCTGCAGGACCTGCCGCTGATGCGCGTGCAACTGGACAAGCTGCGCGTGCCCGCCGAGCAGGCGCGCACCATGGTGTTCCAGACTGCCGCCACGCTGGCGCGCTCGGACGCGGGGGACAAGTCGGCCTACGCGCTGCTGCGCATCCTCACGCCCATGATCAAGTTCCGCGCCTGCCGCGACGCGCGCAAGGTGGCGGGCGACGCCATGGAGGTGCGCGGCGGCTGCGGCTACATCGAGGAGTGGGCCGACCCGCGCCTGGTGCGCGACGCCCACCTGGGCTCGATCTGGGAGGGCACGAGCAACATCGTGGCGCTGGACGTGGTGCGCGCCATCAAGCGCGAGGGATCGCTCCCGGTGCTCAACGACTACCTGCACGGCCTGCTGGCCGATACGGCCGCCATCACCCCGGCCTACCGCCAGGCGCTGGGGGATGCGCTGGCGCGCGCCGCCAAGCTGGCCGAGCGCGCGGCGGCCGAGGGCGGCGAGAAGCTGGCACGCCAGGCGGCCAGCGGCCTGTATCACTGCACTACGGCCATCGCCATGGCCTGGGAGGCGGGCAAGACCGGGAGCAGCGAACGCCTGCGCCTGTCGCAGCTGGTGCTGGCGCACCGCGTGCTGCCGCGCGACCCGCTGGCCGAGGCGGCCGTGCCGGCCGACTGGCGGCAGTAA
- a CDS encoding Bug family tripartite tricarboxylate transporter substrate binding protein — protein sequence MTMTKRSLLGLIAGAAMLAALPVQAQDKFPDRPIMFVVPFPPGGPTDAMARILATELTRELGQAVVVENRAGAGGNIGADFVARANPDGYTIMFGTSGPLAINHSLYKGLKYDPRISFEPVIYVGYLPNVLVVRPGLGVNSVQELIAKEKAKPGTLNYASSGNGASSHLAGVLFNGMAGTQLVHVPYKGTGPALNDLLAGQVDMTFTDILTAMPYIKSDKVKALGVATAKRSSAMPDIPTIAEQGGKELKGYDVSVFFGVVAPKGTPADRVKLLNQAFTRALATDKVRQTFAAQGLEASPDHSPAYLGRFIKAEVDKWAKVVQQSGVQLD from the coding sequence ATGACCATGACCAAGCGCAGCCTGCTCGGCCTGATTGCCGGTGCCGCCATGCTGGCGGCCCTGCCCGTCCAGGCGCAGGACAAATTCCCCGACCGCCCGATCATGTTCGTGGTGCCGTTCCCGCCCGGCGGGCCCACGGACGCCATGGCGCGCATCCTGGCCACCGAGCTGACCCGCGAGCTGGGCCAGGCCGTGGTGGTGGAAAACCGTGCCGGCGCGGGCGGCAACATCGGGGCCGACTTCGTGGCGCGCGCCAACCCTGACGGCTACACCATCATGTTCGGCACCTCGGGGCCGCTGGCCATCAACCACAGCCTGTACAAGGGGCTCAAGTACGACCCGCGCATCAGCTTCGAGCCCGTCATCTACGTGGGCTACCTGCCCAACGTCCTGGTGGTGCGCCCTGGCCTGGGCGTGAACAGCGTGCAGGAGCTGATCGCCAAGGAGAAGGCCAAGCCCGGCACGCTCAATTACGCCTCCTCGGGCAACGGCGCCTCGTCGCACCTGGCGGGCGTGCTGTTCAACGGCATGGCGGGCACGCAGCTGGTGCACGTGCCCTACAAGGGCACGGGCCCGGCGCTCAACGACCTGCTGGCGGGCCAGGTGGACATGACCTTCACCGACATCCTGACCGCCATGCCCTACATCAAGAGCGACAAGGTCAAGGCCCTGGGCGTGGCGACGGCCAAGCGCTCCAGCGCCATGCCCGACATTCCCACCATCGCCGAGCAGGGGGGCAAGGAGTTGAAGGGCTACGACGTGAGCGTATTCTTTGGCGTGGTCGCCCCCAAGGGCACGCCGGCCGACCGCGTCAAGCTGCTCAACCAGGCGTTCACGCGCGCGCTGGCCACGGACAAGGTCAGGCAGACCTTCGCGGCCCAGGGGCTAGAGGCCTCGCCCGACCATTCGCCCGCCTACCTGGGGCGCTTCATCAAGGCCGAGGTCGACAAATGGGCCAAGGTGGTGCAGCAATCAGGCGTTCAACTGGACTGA